The sequence atcatttttggacccttccggcatcacttctggatggatttcgggatctgtacgggaacccatcagggtaatttcgggactttttcgggactatatcgggatcatttggggaccatttaggggtcattccatgactttatctgtattatttcgggatcatttgaggaccctgtcggcatcaattcttgatcgtttgccggatccatcagggtcatttcgggaccatgttgggatcatttctggatccgtccaggatgccgtgagattcattttgagattttttgttaatttttcgggatagttttgaaacccttccgggatcacatttggatccgtgcgggattccatcggggtcattttcggcctatttcggaatcattttgggacccttccggaatcatttctttatggttttcgctatccgttgtggatccctcggggtcatttcggaactttttcggagctttttctggactatgtcgggataatttaggaacccttccaggatggtttttgagatccgtccgggagcccgtcagggtaatttcgggactatttcgggatcaatttggtacccttcagggatcatttctgtgtggttctctgtataagtctagaatcgtgtcgttgtcatttcaggtttttttgggactacttcgggaacttttggagacacttacggggcgtttctggatggttttcgggatccgttcgcgaTAGcatgggggtcatttcgtggctttttctggataatttcgttatcattttgggatcctatcaggttatcagctcataaagttcttttttttactcaattacaaaaataaaatgcattagacagaaaaaaaatgtttaaacatataactatataagcaggctaacgtgaatagcccacatatttcattatctccttgcggacggggccgcgggtaaaggctagtgtttttataattgaatgccactcttcaaagaaatgtctgatttgtattagctcaaaagcggctttattgttaatcttgctttaccaatttgaaaaaataaagtacataaaattcattttttttacaaaaacgttcgaaacattctaattaatgcctaagcttttctttgcagctagtattttcaaattttgaacctcGATTTGGCTGTTTATAAGTATGAGTTTACGGTTAGCTTCAATTTTTCTGAGCCGTTCAATTTCCGAATTGTGGCGTTTTGTTTCCTTTAGTAaactgttttgaatattttgaaagttttcgagGCCTTGGTTTAATTCCTTTAAGTGGCCTTCTATTTCAGTATAGTGATGGATCTGGATTTCCAAGCCCTTTCTGACGTTGTCATTCATTTCTTTTTGAACATCTAGTTCAATGTTTAATAGCTCCGAAGGGTTAATTTTTTTGCGAGTTTGCTGGCTGGTTTTTTGTGCAAGCAAAGCACTTTCCCTTTGCGTGTCGCTCgcagtttcggtgctattttcgtCCAAGCTATTGTCCATGCAACTAAGTTCCACTTCAGAGTCCTCACTAAAGCTCTTGTCTTCATCACTACTGTTATTTTCACGTTGCTTACCAGTTGATTTCGTTGCATTCAAACCAAAAGGCTTGCCATCTTCGACACCTTCCGCAGCTGCTACTGACGCAGTTATATCCAAAATTGACTGTTCTAATACAGAAAAAACATGTTGCTTGCAAGGTCCTCCACCGGTCTTTTTCCaatttttggtattttcgacaGCCTTGTTTCGTACGTATCGTTTTTGATCAATCCAAACCTGTAAGCAATGGCTATATAAATTATGGCACATTCCATAGCCACATTGCATTGATAGTCACCTTTTTCCATCCGGAGATTGATTTTGATGGTGGGCCCATGCTACTGAGGGAATTGTTCAATTTCTTCCAAAAAGCcagcactttatttttttttttggaagccctttcctatttcaggattttcggccatagtgcttaccaagaaaatcaactgagttttgtttatagacctaatgtgatataaaataattcttaactaagtttaataagcaataaaaaatccttacattttatcgagtgttgttccccactttcagttttgcgaacaaattctatttCACGTGGAAAATTTTTCACATGTGAAGCTCACAATGAGAACAGAACAAATGTGGGAATTTTTCCATTGGGAATTGCATTCAcgcgaagtttacaataaggctgaatATCAAAGTTGTTGTTTTCCGATTCCGTCTTTTAACACATCAATATTTTTTGACGTGCTGAGGAGTCAATCCCTTTAAAAattattaccctgcaaaaatcgtgtgaccaaaaacgcacacagccacacgaatttttgacaggggtgacgatttggaatgaaaaattgtgcaaatgaaatagcatgctgacaaattttgctttcccacaatgtatcgtgctctctcgcacctattattttcatagcgatagcaaaatacgtaatttttgcgtgcaaaaaatccgccatttctaattcagcagagacagcaagaCAAATCGATTTTTGGGTTAATTTTTTCAACCTGTATTTactacattttgcagaaattaatatacgcattctttaatattttttggtctactaaagtgtgttttagcaaaaaaactcatatcaatgtgtgcatgtttataaagaaagaaagtgaaatatgtaattgcatagtataaataatcgtgagcaattctaatgcagaatagtaaattttgatttccacatacatacaagaaaaaaattcttgttacaGTGCTTATATGGATCTACTCACAAAATACataccattaagatttattatccaaaattgaaaacaaatgattagaaaattcggtgtaaaaacggctatgtgtgcaataaaatagcctctcttgttgagatacctatccatggtctccattaattattgtgacggGGGTGTatttgcagcagcaaagtgaacccaaacagtgtaggtcgtggtggttgttgttcgtggcccgcatcaactggaccaggtggggcaatgacgccacatccagttataccaaggtatataccacaacagcaaccaggtaatgcaatgccacgatagcagcagcaacaacctccccaggctggctatcatcgttgatttataaaaaaacagtgtCATGCATCTGTAATACTTAAATATATTCGtctgttgaaacagtttccacgattcactgttcaacgaaagcagcagctcagcgtatgccaccaccgaacagctgataacaaaaacgtggatgcacagcagtttaaGGCCAAAATGGAAGTTGGGGAAATAgctgaaaataaggtaaatatatgtttcgcgttattaacaaaatcgccctaaattttatgaattaacagatcgctacgaacgacaaagcacccgaacgtgtgatcaaagaaagcactacagaaattattgccggaggggccgtattctacaatccagtacaagaatttaatcgtgatttaagtatttcagtacttaatgtatactcaaagcggttgataagagagcgGGAAGCGGCGGCGCATAAAAATGCACAAAATACAAACGAaagcaatgctaatgacaagaaaccataAACGGCTGGTGTAAAATACGACGAtggactgcgaatattggaagcgcttgctGCAACAGGTTGACGTAGCATacgttatgcaaaagaagtagcaggcgtgcgtgaaattgttgcaaatgatctatctaaggtggcagtagattccattagcgtaaatatgcgacacaatggagtggaacatttaattgtgccaagcgaagggtatgcaatgtaggtttgatatacgaatcaatagctagggatttaactgtaataataataaaattcgcaataggactctcatgttcctttcaacttcatatgagaagcgtttcgaAGTTATATACCTAGAtccttatggttgtccgaatcgctttctggatggcgctatacaatcactgacgAGTGGGGGTTTATTACTTGTAACTGCGACTGATATGGCTGTGCTGGCTGGCAATACGCCTGAAGCCTGCTATGCCAAATGTAGTTCTGTGCCTTTGCTgccatgagatgggattgcgtatactattgcattgcattgaaacgcacgctaatcgttatggaaaatatattgagccacttttTAGCATTTCTGCCGATGtttatatacgcgtatttgtgcgtGTGCATAGTAGTTAAGCGAAGTTTAAATATAGGatgaggttggtatacagcattttggccttttaccacaatccaattacgtaccatatctttatattatgaacacagcaaacaatcaatgatatttcaatgCACCGGTTGTGATACCTATACGCTACAGCCTATGGGTATTGTTAAAAGCAAAATCTCAGATAAAGGAAATGCGGAAGTAAAATGCGGTATATATGCggtaatatatacctattattaaaaattaatacaaacaatattttcaaaatttttttctcgaTTTACGATTACATTTAGAAAGGCTACAACGCCTGCTAAAGAGCCGGTATCTTGCCAAACCTTTAGCTTAGCTTGGATTTAGAGGAGGATCTACAAACTTTGCCAGAAGCACGCGCAGCTCCTCGTGTAGCGAATATGGATCAACACGAAAGTAacgttgctgttagcggaaatgcaatgaacaaaATATTTCAAATGGAGGATGATTaaaataaatccaacaatgcaaacactataaagaggattccttataatttttcaacgaaggcatcttgtgacgaaactatattcgaatgccaacagcaacgtacgtctgatgaaagttttatggctttggaaaaaatgtgtgataaaacagcatccgatcctgacagcacactatttaagtacatacatagcgagaacaaggatatggttatagaagatgctaaaaagcgcagcgccgatgaaaactattttaaaaccccttgtaaacaaggtaagtgaatatacaacatattgaaagttgataagattgtgtggtttaaatttaataatataattttagaactacaagaaatagatgaagaagcacaatcattgcaacgtctattgcatgacttatgagtacaggagcagcatcaattggataatgaaactcctttaaaaagtattgatgtaacactcctagaagatattgaagcgccatctaaaatgtgggactccacaatagtgggcgataccactttacaaacttcacctttgaaaatggtgagacttctcagaccatctactatactagaggaaaatttcgaagatcagtctaatagttctttgggtggtgatGATGTATCATCACACATAAGCTTTCAAAGCGCTCAAAAAGGCAGTGAAACTTCAGCGAAAACAAGCTGTTATGAAACAGGACATGACACCACAGGCGCAAGTGCACACAGGAAAGTTTCACATTATACCCAAAGCGAGTCCTCCGAAGAATCGCATGAACTGGAAAAAAGTATAATATTGAT is a genomic window of Eurosta solidaginis isolate ZX-2024a chromosome 4, ASM4086904v1, whole genome shotgun sequence containing:
- the LOC137249260 gene encoding uncharacterized protein yields the protein MGPPSKSISGWKKVWIDQKRYVRNKAVENTKNWKKTGGGPCKQHVFSVLEQSILDITASVAAAEGVEDGKPFGLNATKSTGKQRENNSSDEDKSFSEDSEVELSCMDNSLDENSTETASDTQRESALLAQKTSQQTRKKINPSELLNIELDVQKEMNDNVRKGLEIQIHHYTEIEGHLKELNQGLENFQNIQNSLLKETKRHNSEIERLRKIEANRKLILINSQIEVQNLKILAAKKSLGIN